A region from the uncultured Bacteroides sp. genome encodes:
- the ilvC gene encoding ketol-acid reductoisomerase, with translation MAQMNFGGVTENVVTREEFPLEKAREVLKDEVIAVLGYGVQGPGQSLNLRDNGFNVIVGQRKGGKTWEKAVADGWVPGETLFDIDEACQRGTIIQYLLSDAAQIEVWPTVKKNLTAGKALYFSHGFGITYKERTGIVPPADVDVILIAPKGSGTSLRTMFLEGRGLNSSYAIFQDATGNAFDRVIALGIGVGSGYLFETTFKREVYSDLTGERGTLMGAIQGLLLAQYETLRENGHTPSEAFNETVEELTQSLMPLFAKNGMDWMYANCSTTAQRGALDWMGPFHDAAKPVFEKLYHEVKIGNEAQRSIDSNSQPDYRVKLDEELRQLRESEMWRAGAVVRKLRPENN, from the coding sequence ATGGCACAAATGAATTTTGGTGGAGTTACTGAGAATGTGGTAACCCGCGAAGAGTTTCCGTTGGAAAAAGCGCGTGAGGTTTTGAAAGATGAAGTGATAGCCGTTCTTGGTTACGGTGTGCAAGGCCCGGGCCAGTCGCTTAACTTACGCGACAACGGATTTAATGTGATTGTGGGACAGCGCAAAGGAGGAAAAACCTGGGAAAAAGCCGTTGCAGATGGTTGGGTACCCGGTGAGACTCTTTTTGATATTGACGAAGCTTGCCAACGTGGAACCATCATTCAATACCTGCTTTCGGATGCTGCCCAGATTGAAGTATGGCCTACGGTAAAGAAAAACCTGACTGCCGGAAAAGCACTTTATTTTTCTCATGGTTTTGGCATCACTTATAAAGAACGTACAGGCATTGTTCCTCCCGCCGATGTAGATGTTATCCTGATTGCTCCTAAAGGTTCGGGTACTTCTCTTCGCACCATGTTCCTCGAAGGTCGCGGTTTGAATTCTTCTTATGCTATCTTTCAGGATGCTACCGGTAATGCTTTTGACCGTGTTATCGCATTGGGTATCGGTGTAGGTTCGGGTTACTTGTTCGAAACAACTTTCAAACGTGAAGTTTATTCGGATCTTACAGGAGAACGCGGTACATTGATGGGTGCTATTCAGGGATTGCTGCTTGCTCAATACGAAACATTGCGCGAAAACGGACACACTCCTTCTGAAGCATTCAACGAAACAGTTGAGGAATTGACTCAATCATTGATGCCTCTTTTTGCCAAGAACGGTATGGACTGGATGTATGCAAACTGTTCAACTACAGCTCAGCGTGGCGCTCTTGATTGGATGGGGCCGTTTCATGATGCAGCAAAACCTGTATTTGAGAAACTGTACCATGAAGTAAAAATAGGTAACGAAGCACAACGTTCCATTGACTCTAATTCCCAACCGGATTATCGTGTTAAATTGGATGAAGAACTTCGCCAACTTCGTGAAAGCGAAATGTGGAGGGCAGGTGCTGTTGTCCGTAAACTTCGCCCTGAAAACAACTAA
- the ilvB gene encoding biosynthetic-type acetolactate synthase large subunit, with product MEKQLITGSEALIRSLIHEGVKTVFGYPGGAIMPVYDCLYDYKEKINHILVRHEQGATHAAQGYARVSGEVGVCLVTSGPGATNAVTGIGDAILDSTPMVVIAGQVGAALLGTDAFQEIDIVSITQPITKWSYQIRRAEDISWAVARAFYIARSGRPGPVVLDFAKNAQFDKIEYKPCQLDYIRSYVPAPEVDLDAVAQAAELINSAKKPLALIGQGVELGGAQSELIDFLEKADIPGGCTLLGLSALPSGHPLNKGMLGMHGNLAPNIKTNDCDVLIAIGMRFDDRVTGNLKTYAKQAKIIHFDIDPAEIDKNVKTDVAVLGDCKETLAAVTELLKKNSHREWRDSFKEFEDKEYDQVIEKELNPLEGPITMGEVVNDVSEATKHEAVLVTDVGQNQMVAARYFRFTKKRSMVTSGGLGTMGFGLPAAIGAAFGAPDRTICLFCGDGGLQMTIQEFGTIMETGIDVKIILLNNDFLGMVRQWQELFFEERYSNTPMMNPDFIKIASAYGIKGRKVSQRSELSGAIEEMLATSGSFLLEVAVRKDGMVYPMTPAGGTVTNMILG from the coding sequence ATGGAAAAACAACTCATAACCGGGTCGGAAGCATTAATTCGCTCGTTGATTCATGAAGGCGTAAAGACTGTTTTTGGCTATCCTGGTGGGGCCATTATGCCGGTTTACGATTGTCTGTATGACTATAAAGAAAAGATAAATCATATCCTTGTTCGTCACGAACAAGGTGCTACGCATGCAGCACAAGGATATGCCCGAGTGTCTGGTGAAGTCGGCGTTTGCCTCGTTACAAGCGGGCCGGGAGCCACAAATGCGGTTACCGGAATAGGCGACGCCATACTCGATAGTACACCGATGGTTGTTATAGCCGGTCAGGTTGGAGCAGCTTTACTGGGTACTGATGCTTTTCAGGAAATTGATATCGTTAGTATTACTCAACCAATAACGAAGTGGAGTTACCAGATACGTCGCGCCGAAGATATTTCCTGGGCTGTAGCCCGCGCTTTTTATATTGCGCGTAGTGGAAGACCTGGACCCGTCGTACTCGATTTTGCTAAAAATGCACAGTTTGATAAGATAGAATATAAACCTTGTCAATTGGATTATATCCGCAGTTATGTTCCGGCTCCTGAGGTGGATCTGGATGCTGTTGCACAAGCTGCCGAGCTGATTAACTCAGCAAAAAAACCGCTGGCTCTTATCGGTCAGGGAGTAGAGCTGGGCGGTGCTCAGTCCGAACTTATCGATTTTCTGGAAAAGGCTGATATACCGGGCGGATGTACTTTACTGGGTCTCTCGGCATTACCTTCAGGGCATCCCCTCAACAAAGGAATGCTAGGTATGCACGGTAATCTGGCTCCCAATATAAAGACCAATGATTGCGATGTGCTTATCGCTATTGGCATGCGTTTTGATGACCGTGTAACGGGCAATCTTAAAACGTATGCCAAACAGGCTAAAATCATTCATTTTGATATTGACCCGGCGGAAATTGATAAGAATGTAAAGACCGATGTCGCTGTGTTGGGCGATTGTAAAGAGACCCTCGCAGCAGTGACGGAACTTTTAAAGAAGAATTCACACAGGGAATGGAGAGATAGCTTTAAAGAGTTTGAAGACAAGGAATATGATCAGGTTATAGAAAAAGAACTTAATCCTCTGGAAGGGCCCATTACTATGGGTGAAGTGGTCAATGACGTGTCTGAAGCTACTAAACACGAAGCTGTTCTTGTTACCGATGTGGGGCAGAACCAGATGGTGGCAGCCCGCTATTTCCGTTTTACTAAAAAGAGAAGCATGGTAACTTCGGGCGGATTAGGTACTATGGGATTTGGTTTGCCTGCGGCCATCGGAGCTGCTTTCGGGGCACCGGATAGAACCATTTGCTTATTCTGCGGAGATGGTGGCTTACAGATGACCATTCAGGAATTCGGTACCATAATGGAGACAGGGATAGATGTGAAGATCATTCTGTTGAATAATGATTTTCTGGGCATGGTACGCCAGTGGCAGGAACTTTTCTTTGAGGAGAGATATTCTAACACCCCGATGATGAATCCTGACTTTATTAAAATAGCATCCGCTTACGGCATTAAAGGGCGCAAGGTATCACAACGTTCCGAATTGTCGGGCGCCATTGAAGAGATGTTGGCTACTTCAGGCTCATTTCTTTTGGAAGTCGCTGTGAGAAAAGATGGCATGGTTTATCCCATGACTCCTGCAGGAGGTACAGTAACGAACATGATATTAGGTTGA
- the ilvN gene encoding acetolactate synthase small subunit, producing MDTLYTLNVYSENLAGILNQITTIFTRRQLNIESLNVSASSIKGIHKYTITLCTDEDTIQKVTKQIEKRVDVVQAHYFTDDEIFYREIALYKVPTEELLASNQIEYIVSRHNARIIEVNSTYLVVQKSGTTEETQSLYDELIKIGILQFVRSGRIAITKSCVEKLSEYLAEREEKHIRCKKNCEE from the coding sequence ATGGATACACTATATACGCTTAACGTTTATTCGGAAAACCTGGCCGGTATTCTGAATCAAATCACAACTATATTTACACGCAGACAGTTGAATATAGAGAGCTTGAATGTTTCGGCTTCTTCTATCAAAGGCATTCACAAATATACCATTACGCTATGTACCGATGAGGATACAATACAGAAAGTGACGAAGCAAATTGAAAAACGTGTCGATGTGGTACAGGCTCATTACTTTACCGATGACGAAATCTTTTATAGAGAAATAGCACTTTATAAGGTTCCTACGGAAGAATTGCTGGCCAGTAACCAAATAGAATATATTGTGAGTCGACACAATGCGCGCATAATCGAGGTCAACTCCACATATTTGGTGGTTCAGAAATCGGGAACTACGGAGGAAACGCAGTCTCTTTATGATGAATTGATAAAGATCGGTATTTTGCAGTTCGTCCGCTCGGGGCGCATTGCCATTACTAAAAGTTGCGTGGAGAAATTGAGTGAATATCTTGCAGAAAGGGAAGAAAAACATATTCGATGCAAAAAGAACTGTGAAGAATGA
- a CDS encoding citrate/2-methylcitrate synthase, translating into MKKEYIIYKLSEDMKDATRIDNELFTKYDVKRGLRNEDGTGVLVGLTKVGNVVGYERIPGGGLQPIPGKLFYRGFDVEDIVHSVVKEKRFGFEEVAYLLLSGNLPDKEELSSFLELINDNMPLEQKTKMNILELEGSNIMNILARSVLEMYTFDSNPDDTSRDNLMRQSIDLISKFPTIIAYAYNMLRHATFGRSLHIRHPQEKLSIAENFLYMLKKDYTPLDARTLDLLLILQADHGGGNNSTFTVRVTSSTGTDTYSSIAAGIGSLKGPLHGGANIQVADMFHHLEENIHDWTNVDEIDTYFVRMLNKEVYNKTGLIYGIGHAVYTISDPRAILLKDLARDLAKEKGKVREFTFLELLEERAITTFAKIKGNGKTVSSNVDFYSGFVYEMIGLPQEIYTPLFAMARIVGWCAHRNEELNFEGKRIIRPAYKNVLDVAEYTPLKKR; encoded by the coding sequence ATGAAAAAGGAGTATATTATATACAAACTTTCGGAGGACATGAAAGATGCCACCAGAATAGATAATGAATTATTTACGAAGTACGATGTGAAGCGTGGCTTGCGTAACGAAGATGGCACAGGGGTGCTTGTAGGGCTAACCAAGGTTGGCAATGTCGTTGGATACGAACGAATTCCCGGAGGGGGATTACAACCGATTCCCGGAAAGTTGTTTTATCGGGGGTTTGATGTTGAAGATATCGTACATAGCGTTGTAAAAGAAAAACGTTTTGGCTTTGAAGAAGTGGCTTACTTACTTTTATCGGGCAATCTTCCCGATAAAGAGGAATTGTCTTCTTTCTTAGAATTGATAAACGATAATATGCCTTTGGAGCAAAAGACTAAAATGAATATTCTCGAATTGGAAGGTTCGAATATCATGAACATACTGGCTCGTAGTGTACTCGAAATGTATACTTTTGATTCTAATCCGGATGATACCTCCCGCGATAATCTTATGCGTCAGAGTATAGACTTGATTTCTAAGTTTCCTACCATCATTGCTTATGCCTATAATATGTTGAGGCATGCTACTTTTGGACGGTCATTGCACATTCGTCATCCTCAGGAAAAGCTCTCGATAGCGGAGAATTTCCTTTATATGCTAAAGAAGGATTATACCCCGTTAGACGCTCGGACACTCGATCTTTTGCTTATACTTCAGGCTGATCATGGTGGTGGTAACAACTCTACGTTTACCGTTCGCGTTACCTCATCTACCGGCACGGATACTTATTCTTCTATTGCTGCCGGCATCGGTTCATTAAAAGGTCCGCTTCATGGCGGCGCAAATATTCAGGTGGCTGATATGTTCCATCATTTGGAAGAAAATATTCATGATTGGACAAACGTAGACGAAATAGATACTTATTTTGTTCGAATGTTGAATAAAGAAGTTTATAATAAAACAGGGCTGATTTATGGCATTGGTCATGCAGTGTATACCATCTCCGATCCGCGCGCTATTTTATTGAAAGACTTGGCTCGTGATCTGGCCAAGGAAAAGGGTAAAGTACGTGAATTTACGTTTTTGGAATTGTTGGAAGAACGTGCCATTACTACCTTTGCCAAGATAAAGGGTAATGGGAAAACCGTTTCGAGTAATGTCGACTTCTATTCCGGATTTGTGTATGAGATGATAGGATTACCTCAGGAAATATATACTCCGCTTTTTGCCATGGCACGTATCGTGGGCTGGTGTGCGCACCGCAATGAAGAATTGAACTTTGAAGGAAAACGAATTATTCGTCCGGCTTATAAAAATGTGCTGGATGTAGCCGAATATACTCCTCTAAAGAAACGATAA
- a CDS encoding AAA domain-containing protein: MEYEYEKEEFRNQTQMMGIGRKIKRGQCWYPVSTGRSFYNSLNQLIIEIERKEDKDIEHSFEFGRPVCFFTQDAADHLHYFNFTAQVSYADEERMAIILPNVSAQADIQGAHRLGVQLYFDETSYRTMFEALADVLRAKNNRLAELRETLLGTLPPRERELFPVRLPWLNATQEEAVNKVLKTKDVAIVHGPPGTGKTTTLVEAIYETLHRENQVLVCAQSNTAVDWISEKLVDRGVPVLRIGNPTRVDDKMLSFTYERRFENHPAYTELWSIRKSVREMNSHLRKGGQADRESIRNRINRLKERATEIEILINEDVFSQARVIASTLVSSNHRVLADRHFSTLFIDEAAQALEAACWIAIRKADRVVLAGDHCQLPPTIKCIEAARGGLDNTLMEKIAVSKPTAVSLLKIQYRMHEAIMHFPSEWFYNGEIQAAPEVHNRSILDFDTPLVWIDTSAYEFHEEFVGESFGRINKSEADLLISKLEEYIKKIGEERVTNERIDFGLISPYKAQVQYLRNEVKRSNFFRPFRSQITVHTVDGFQGQERDVIFISLVRANNEKQIGFLSDLRRMNVAITRARMKLVILGDASTLSTHTFYKKLLEYIQKESSNVS; the protein is encoded by the coding sequence ATGGAGTATGAGTACGAAAAAGAGGAATTTCGTAACCAGACCCAAATGATGGGCATCGGTAGAAAAATTAAACGCGGGCAATGTTGGTATCCGGTATCTACCGGGCGAAGTTTTTATAATTCGCTCAACCAACTGATTATCGAAATAGAACGAAAAGAAGATAAAGACATTGAGCATTCCTTTGAATTCGGCCGGCCGGTTTGTTTCTTTACGCAAGACGCCGCCGACCATTTACACTATTTCAACTTCACCGCTCAAGTGAGCTATGCCGATGAAGAGAGAATGGCCATTATTTTGCCTAATGTTTCGGCTCAGGCGGACATACAGGGAGCCCATCGTTTGGGAGTACAGTTATACTTCGATGAAACCAGCTATCGCACCATGTTCGAGGCACTTGCCGATGTACTGCGGGCTAAAAATAATCGGCTGGCCGAGCTGCGTGAAACATTACTCGGCACTCTCCCGCCCCGTGAGCGAGAACTATTTCCGGTTCGTTTACCGTGGCTGAACGCAACGCAAGAAGAAGCCGTAAACAAAGTGCTGAAGACTAAAGATGTAGCCATTGTTCACGGCCCGCCGGGAACGGGTAAAACAACGACGCTGGTCGAAGCCATCTATGAAACCCTGCACCGCGAGAATCAGGTATTGGTCTGCGCCCAGAGCAACACTGCCGTAGACTGGATATCGGAGAAGCTGGTAGACAGAGGGGTACCGGTGCTGCGCATTGGTAACCCCACGCGGGTAGACGACAAAATGTTATCGTTTACCTACGAGCGCCGTTTCGAAAACCATCCGGCTTACACAGAACTTTGGAGCATCCGCAAATCAGTCCGTGAGATGAACAGCCATCTCCGCAAAGGAGGTCAGGCCGACAGGGAAAGCATCCGTAACCGTATTAACCGACTAAAGGAACGTGCCACTGAAATAGAAATACTCATCAACGAAGATGTGTTTTCGCAAGCACGTGTCATTGCCTCTACCTTAGTCAGTTCCAACCATAGAGTACTTGCCGACCGGCATTTCTCTACGCTATTTATAGACGAAGCCGCACAAGCACTCGAAGCCGCCTGCTGGATAGCCATTCGCAAAGCAGACCGTGTTGTGCTGGCGGGCGACCATTGCCAACTGCCGCCCACCATTAAATGCATCGAAGCTGCCAGAGGAGGTTTGGATAACACCTTAATGGAAAAGATAGCCGTATCCAAACCCACCGCCGTGTCTTTACTGAAAATACAATATCGCATGCACGAAGCCATCATGCATTTCCCTTCCGAATGGTTTTACAACGGAGAGATACAAGCCGCCCCCGAAGTGCACAACCGCAGCATACTCGATTTTGATACCCCATTGGTGTGGATAGATACCTCCGCTTACGAGTTTCACGAAGAGTTTGTAGGCGAAAGCTTTGGCCGGATCAACAAATCCGAAGCCGATCTGTTGATCTCAAAGCTAGAGGAATACATCAAAAAAATAGGAGAAGAACGTGTAACGAATGAACGAATCGACTTCGGGCTCATTTCTCCCTACAAAGCGCAGGTGCAATACCTGCGCAACGAAGTAAAACGCAGCAATTTCTTTCGTCCTTTTCGTAGTCAGATAACCGTGCACACGGTCGACGGTTTTCAAGGACAGGAGCGGGACGTTATTTTCATTAGCCTCGTGCGTGCCAACAATGAAAAACAGATCGGCTTTCTGAGCGACTTGCGGCGAATGAATGTAGCCATCACCCGTGCCCGCATGAAACTTGTTATTTTAGGCGATGCTTCTACATTATCCACACATACGTTTTATAAAAAGCTGCTCGAGTATATTCAAAAAGAAAGCTCAAACGTTTCATAG
- the icd gene encoding NADP-dependent isocitrate dehydrogenase, which yields MSKIVKHKNGGLVVPENPTVPFITGDGVGEEITPAMQMIVDAAVHKAYGGKRKIDWVEVLAGEKAFKATGSWLPDETMLAFEEYLVGIKGPLTTPVGGGIRSLNVTLRQTLDLYVCLRPVRWFRGVVSPVKEPERVNMFIFRENTEDIYAGIEWEAGTPEAEKFYRFLHDEMGVSKVRFPETSSFGVKPVSREGTERLVRAACRYAIEHELPSVTLVHKGNIMKFTEGGFKKWGYELAEREFGEYISSGKLVIKDCIADAFLQNTLLIPEEYSVIATLNLNGDYISDQLAAMVGGIGIAPGANINYDSGHAIFEATHGTAPNIAGKDVVNPCSLLLSAVMMLEYFGWQEPADLIVEALEESFADGRATNDLARFIPGGKVLSTTAFSKEITEKMNNH from the coding sequence ATGAGTAAGATAGTGAAACATAAGAATGGCGGATTAGTGGTGCCTGAAAATCCTACCGTTCCTTTTATTACAGGTGATGGTGTGGGTGAGGAAATAACGCCTGCCATGCAAATGATAGTCGATGCGGCCGTGCACAAAGCATACGGAGGCAAACGCAAAATAGACTGGGTGGAAGTTTTAGCCGGCGAAAAGGCATTTAAAGCTACCGGTTCATGGCTTCCCGATGAAACGATGCTGGCTTTTGAAGAATATTTAGTTGGCATTAAAGGGCCGTTAACTACTCCCGTAGGTGGAGGTATTCGTTCGCTGAATGTCACCTTGCGGCAAACATTAGATTTGTATGTTTGCCTGCGGCCTGTGCGTTGGTTTCGTGGTGTAGTGTCTCCGGTGAAAGAGCCGGAGAGAGTAAATATGTTTATTTTTCGTGAAAACACTGAAGATATCTATGCCGGCATCGAATGGGAAGCCGGTACGCCGGAGGCGGAGAAATTCTACCGCTTTTTGCATGATGAAATGGGAGTCTCTAAGGTGCGATTCCCCGAAACGTCCTCTTTTGGGGTAAAGCCTGTTTCCCGCGAGGGAACGGAGCGATTGGTTCGTGCGGCTTGCCGGTATGCCATAGAGCATGAGTTGCCTTCGGTTACTTTGGTGCACAAAGGGAACATCATGAAGTTTACGGAAGGTGGCTTTAAGAAGTGGGGATACGAATTAGCCGAACGCGAATTCGGCGAATACATAAGTAGTGGAAAGTTGGTTATAAAAGATTGTATAGCCGATGCTTTTTTGCAAAACACGCTGCTTATTCCCGAAGAATATTCCGTGATTGCTACATTGAATCTGAATGGAGATTATATCTCCGACCAGCTGGCTGCTATGGTGGGAGGTATTGGTATAGCCCCCGGCGCAAATATTAACTATGATTCGGGACACGCTATTTTTGAAGCTACCCATGGCACAGCACCCAATATAGCCGGCAAAGATGTCGTTAATCCTTGTTCCCTGTTGCTATCGGCTGTGATGATGCTTGAATATTTTGGTTGGCAGGAACCCGCTGATCTTATTGTTGAGGCGTTGGAGGAGAGTTTTGCCGATGGGCGGGCAACAAACGATTTAGCTCGGTTTATTCCGGGAGGAAAGGTTTTATCGACCACTGCTTTTTCTAAAGAAATAACTGAAAAAATGAATAACCATTAA
- a CDS encoding acyl-ACP thioesterase domain-containing protein translates to MSGETSKIGTYSFIAEPFHVDFNGRLTMGVLGNHLLNCAGFHSTDRGFGIASLNEDNYTWVLSRLAIELDEMPYQYEEFKVQTWVENVYRLFTDRNFAIINKEGKKIGYARSVWAMINLTTRKPADLLALHGGSIVDYVCREPCPIEKPSRIRVEAQEVASTVTARYSDIDINGHVNSIRYIEHILDLFPLELYKSKRIHRFEMAYVAESYYGDELSFVKQEMGEDEYHLEVKKNKDEIVCRSKVVFK, encoded by the coding sequence ATGAGTGGTGAAACTAGTAAAATAGGCACCTATTCTTTCATCGCGGAGCCTTTTCATGTCGACTTTAACGGTAGATTAACGATGGGTGTACTGGGTAATCATTTACTTAACTGTGCCGGCTTTCATTCTACCGATCGTGGCTTTGGCATTGCCTCTCTGAATGAAGATAACTATACATGGGTGCTGTCTCGTTTGGCTATTGAGTTAGACGAGATGCCTTATCAGTATGAGGAATTTAAAGTTCAGACTTGGGTGGAAAATGTATATCGCCTCTTCACCGATCGTAACTTTGCCATTATTAATAAAGAGGGCAAGAAGATAGGTTACGCCCGTTCTGTTTGGGCAATGATAAACCTTACTACCCGCAAACCGGCCGACTTGTTGGCTTTGCATGGAGGTAGTATCGTTGATTATGTTTGCCGGGAACCTTGTCCGATAGAAAAACCTTCGCGCATCAGGGTAGAGGCACAAGAGGTTGCTTCGACTGTAACGGCCCGGTACAGTGATATAGATATCAACGGGCATGTTAACAGTATCCGATACATAGAGCACATCCTCGATTTGTTTCCGCTTGAACTGTATAAGAGCAAGCGTATTCACCGTTTCGAGATGGCTTATGTGGCCGAAAGTTATTATGGCGACGAACTGTCGTTTGTTAAACAAGAGATGGGTGAAGATGAATATCATTTGGAAGTAAAGAAAAACAAAGATGAGATTGTCTGCCGTTCGAAGGTCGTGTTTAAGTAA
- a CDS encoding aconitate hydratase — protein MVYDEEMLESFYASYSEKIERVKKELHRPLTLAEKILYVHLYDKTVKAYQRGEDYVDFRPDRVAMQDATAQMALLQFMNAGKETVAVPSTVHCDHLIQAYKGAQEDIAIATTTNREVYDFLRDVSSRYGIGFWKPGAGIIHQVVLENYAFPGGMMVGTDSHTPNAGGLGMIAIGVGGADAVDVMTGMEWELKMPKLIGVKLTGTLNGWASSKDVILKLAGILTVKGGTNAIIEYFGPGAASLSATGKATICNMGAEVGATTSLFPYDERMAVYLRATGRKMIAGMADKIAADLCADAEVIANPDAFYDRVIEIDLSTLEPYINGPFTPDAATPISEFAAKVKANGYPHKMEVGLIGSCTNSSYQDISRAASIARQAVGQHLKVASPLIVNPGSEQIRATAERDGMMDTFKQVGAVIMANACGPCIGQWKRHTDDPMRKNSIVTSFNRNFAKRADGNPNTYAFVASPELTMALTIAGDLCFNPLKDSLLNERGEHVKLAEPQGDELPDEGFASGSSGYLAPSGGKGAVSVSPESQRLQLLTPFAAWDGMDLLKMPLLIKAQGKCTTDHISMAGPWLRFRGHLENISDNMLMGAVNAFNGETNKVWNRLTDTYETVSGTAKQYKAGGISSIVVAEENYGEGSSREHAAMEPRFLDVKVVLAKSFARIHETNLKKQGMLALTFIDKNDYDCIQERDFISVIGLKEFAPEKNLQVIVNHQDGSQHCFDVQHTYNEQQIAWFKAGSALNTK, from the coding sequence ATGGTGTACGATGAGGAAATGTTAGAGAGCTTTTATGCTTCTTATTCTGAGAAAATAGAACGAGTTAAAAAAGAACTGCATCGTCCGTTGACTCTTGCCGAAAAGATTTTATATGTTCATCTTTATGATAAGACAGTGAAAGCTTATCAGCGAGGAGAAGATTATGTGGATTTTCGTCCCGACCGCGTAGCGATGCAAGACGCTACGGCGCAAATGGCCTTGTTGCAATTTATGAATGCAGGCAAAGAGACGGTGGCTGTTCCTTCTACGGTTCATTGCGACCACCTTATTCAGGCATACAAAGGAGCTCAAGAGGATATCGCTATAGCAACGACAACGAATCGGGAAGTCTATGATTTCTTGCGCGATGTCTCTTCAAGGTACGGCATTGGTTTCTGGAAACCCGGAGCGGGCATCATTCATCAGGTAGTGCTCGAGAATTATGCCTTTCCGGGAGGGATGATGGTAGGAACGGATTCTCACACTCCGAATGCGGGTGGTTTAGGCATGATTGCCATAGGAGTGGGCGGAGCCGACGCAGTAGATGTGATGACAGGTATGGAGTGGGAGTTGAAAATGCCTAAACTAATAGGTGTGAAACTAACCGGAACGCTTAACGGTTGGGCTTCGTCTAAAGATGTGATATTAAAACTGGCCGGTATCCTTACCGTAAAGGGTGGAACGAATGCCATTATTGAGTATTTCGGTCCGGGTGCGGCTTCGCTTTCGGCTACGGGCAAAGCTACGATATGCAATATGGGTGCCGAAGTAGGTGCCACTACCTCTCTGTTTCCTTATGATGAGCGTATGGCTGTTTATTTGCGGGCCACCGGCCGGAAGATGATAGCCGGGATGGCCGATAAAATAGCCGCCGATCTTTGTGCGGATGCAGAAGTGATTGCGAATCCGGATGCGTTTTATGACCGTGTCATTGAAATTGATTTATCTACCCTTGAACCCTATATTAATGGTCCGTTTACGCCCGATGCGGCTACTCCGATCTCTGAATTTGCTGCGAAGGTGAAAGCAAATGGTTATCCGCATAAGATGGAAGTGGGGTTAATCGGGTCTTGTACCAACTCTTCTTATCAGGACATCAGCAGGGCGGCTTCGATAGCTCGTCAGGCTGTGGGGCAGCACTTAAAAGTGGCATCTCCGCTTATCGTAAACCCGGGTTCGGAACAGATACGCGCTACAGCCGAGCGTGACGGCATGATGGATACCTTTAAGCAGGTAGGCGCCGTTATAATGGCTAATGCGTGCGGACCGTGCATCGGGCAGTGGAAGCGACATACGGACGATCCGATGCGCAAAAATTCTATTGTTACTTCTTTTAATCGGAACTTTGCCAAGCGAGCCGACGGAAACCCGAATACGTATGCTTTTGTTGCTTCGCCGGAGTTGACCATGGCATTGACTATTGCCGGAGATCTCTGTTTCAATCCGTTGAAAGATTCATTATTGAATGAACGGGGTGAACACGTGAAACTGGCAGAGCCGCAAGGAGATGAACTGCCTGATGAGGGATTTGCTTCCGGCAGCAGTGGCTATCTGGCTCCTTCCGGAGGAAAAGGGGCTGTGTCTGTTAGTCCTGAATCTCAGCGTTTACAATTGCTCACGCCTTTTGCCGCCTGGGATGGGATGGATTTGCTTAAGATGCCGCTTCTGATCAAGGCTCAGGGCAAGTGTACTACCGACCATATTTCAATGGCGGGCCCCTGGCTTCGTTTCCGCGGGCATTTAGAGAATATTTCCGATAATATGCTGATGGGAGCGGTCAATGCTTTCAACGGTGAGACCAACAAGGTATGGAATCGGTTGACGGATACGTATGAAACGGTGTCGGGCACTGCCAAACAATATAAAGCCGGAGGAATATCGTCTATTGTTGTTGCGGAAGAGAATTATGGTGAAGGTTCCAGCAGGGAGCATGCCGCTATGGAGCCCCGGTTTCTGGATGTGAAGGTTGTTTTGGCAAAGAGTTTTGCCCGCATTCATGAAACAAATTTGAAGAAACAAGGTATGTTGGCGCTGACGTTTATTGATAAGAATGATTACGACTGCATACAGGAGCGGGATTTTATCTCTGTCATCGGGTTAAAGGAATTTGCTCCGGAGAAAAATCTTCAGGTTATAGTGAATCATCAGGATGGTAGTCAGCATTGTTTTGATGTGCAACATACCTATAACGAGCAGCAGATAGCTTGGTTTAAGGCCGGTTCTGCACTAAATACAAAATAA